A single genomic interval of Chitinophaga sp. 180180018-3 harbors:
- a CDS encoding FecR domain-containing protein: protein MNIDQQLLEKYFKGKCTDAEQELVEAYLSHPETEALDNYLMATWLEVATTDADTAPAPKRKTKIVALRYWYTAAAAIVGVLGLIAWLWQPHKLNNKLAAANRPDTMYNTGNKVQLYTMPDGSEVWLNAHSYAIYNEGYNQQHRELWLSGEGYFKVVKNDASPFIVHAGPLTTTVLGTEFNIATSNRADGSIEVGLVSGKVNVSMVSGPYPFTQLLAPGQTLHYKHNEKPVVQQLNTATTLDWMSGKIVFDNTKLSDAFAELQSRWGTTILLADSGLAGKRVAGEFKMSLPLDQVLATLGYVHDFTYIRTSDSTYLVKRKNTH, encoded by the coding sequence ATGAATATCGATCAACAGTTACTGGAAAAATATTTTAAAGGAAAATGTACTGATGCTGAGCAGGAGCTCGTAGAAGCATATCTTTCCCATCCGGAAACTGAAGCGCTGGATAACTATCTGATGGCCACCTGGCTGGAGGTTGCAACAACTGATGCTGATACTGCACCCGCCCCCAAGAGAAAAACAAAAATAGTAGCGCTGAGATATTGGTATACCGCCGCTGCGGCCATCGTGGGCGTGCTGGGACTGATCGCCTGGCTGTGGCAGCCACATAAGCTGAACAATAAGCTCGCCGCGGCAAACCGGCCCGACACTATGTACAATACCGGTAATAAGGTTCAGCTGTATACCATGCCCGATGGCTCGGAAGTTTGGCTCAACGCCCATTCCTACGCGATATATAATGAGGGCTACAACCAACAGCACCGTGAACTATGGCTCAGCGGAGAAGGCTATTTCAAAGTTGTGAAAAACGATGCCAGCCCATTTATCGTACATGCGGGACCGTTAACCACTACAGTACTTGGTACCGAATTCAATATCGCTACCTCCAACCGGGCCGATGGCAGCATTGAAGTGGGACTGGTGTCCGGTAAAGTGAATGTGAGCATGGTATCCGGCCCGTATCCGTTTACACAGCTGCTCGCACCCGGACAAACGCTTCATTACAAACACAACGAAAAGCCGGTTGTGCAACAACTCAATACCGCCACTACACTCGACTGGATGTCAGGAAAGATCGTATTCGACAATACTAAGCTATCAGATGCATTCGCTGAACTGCAAAGCCGCTGGGGTACCACAATATTGTTGGCCGACTCCGGCCTGGCCGGAAAACGGGTGGCTGGTGAATTTAAAATGAGCCTGCCGTTAGATCAGGTACTGGCAACACTGGGTTACGTACACGACTTTACGTATATACGTACCAGTGATAGCACCTACCTGGTGAAAAGAAAAAATACGCATTAA
- a CDS encoding inositol oxygenase family protein, whose translation MDNVNPAPLQSLDRWEDDLLQRYPDPANINKEKSTSEFRNYEAPPRDTVREFYRLNHTYQSYAFVKEREMEFLSFDKKEMSVWDAFDFLNQLVDDSDPDTDLDQFQHLLQTAEAIRADGHPDWMVLTGLFHDMGKVLCLFGQPQWAVVGDTFPVGCAFSDKIVFHEFFKNNPDINNPDYNTKYGVYEPNCGLDNVHLSWGHDEYIYQMMKPHLPEPALYMLRYHSFYPQHREHAYGHLMNAHDVEMFKWVDLFNPYDLYSKSPVPPDWKVLRPYYEDLVAKYLPSTLKF comes from the coding sequence ATGGATAATGTAAATCCTGCGCCGCTTCAATCGCTGGATCGATGGGAAGACGATCTGCTTCAGCGCTATCCTGATCCGGCCAATATCAACAAAGAGAAGAGCACCAGCGAATTCCGCAACTATGAGGCACCTCCCCGCGATACCGTGAGAGAGTTTTACCGCCTGAATCATACATACCAGTCGTATGCTTTTGTAAAAGAAAGAGAAATGGAATTTCTTTCTTTCGATAAAAAAGAAATGTCGGTTTGGGATGCCTTCGATTTCCTGAACCAGCTGGTAGATGATTCCGACCCTGATACGGACCTGGACCAGTTCCAGCATCTGTTGCAAACAGCAGAGGCCATCCGTGCCGATGGGCACCCCGACTGGATGGTACTCACCGGTTTGTTCCATGATATGGGCAAGGTACTGTGTCTGTTCGGGCAACCTCAATGGGCAGTGGTGGGAGATACCTTCCCCGTTGGCTGCGCTTTTTCCGATAAGATCGTTTTTCACGAGTTTTTTAAAAATAATCCGGACATCAACAACCCGGATTATAACACCAAATATGGCGTATACGAGCCTAATTGCGGTCTTGATAACGTACATCTGAGCTGGGGTCATGATGAGTATATCTATCAGATGATGAAGCCTCATTTACCCGAGCCAGCCTTGTACATGCTGCGATACCATTCTTTTTACCCACAGCACAGGGAGCACGCTTACGGCCACCTCATGAACGCGCATGATGTGGAAATGTTCAAATGGGTAGATCTTTTCAACCCATATGATCTTTATTCGAAAAGCCCTGTACCACCCGATTGGAAAGTATTGAGGCCCTATTATGAAGACCTGGTCGCCAAGTATTTACCATCTACGTTGAAATTCTGA
- a CDS encoding LacI family DNA-binding transcriptional regulator: MENVTIRMLAEKLQLSTATISKALNNSHEISEETRQRVLALARELNYVPNLYAASLRKKSSRTIAVVIPEVADSFFAEAINGIESVAREKGYHVLIYLTHESADKEKTILKDFQSGRVDGVLISVTTETAMAPQGLEQLSRGIPIVFFDRICEGVAAAQVTTNDTAAASKATDHLIAGGCKNIALLSPSRHLSISNKRAEGFRQAMAAHKYPVKESAIIYGTNDIAATVTRLKTALQRHHYDGLIATTEKLVTAVYQACDELQLHIPNDVQVIGFSNLSTARFLNPSLTTITQPAFDMGKTAATLLFKALKSNRFQLRDQQQEIPSILIKRKSTTTVSR, from the coding sequence ATGGAGAATGTAACTATCAGGATGCTTGCTGAGAAGCTGCAGTTATCTACCGCTACCATTTCAAAGGCGTTGAACAACAGCCATGAGATCAGTGAAGAAACAAGGCAGCGGGTGCTGGCGCTGGCCAGGGAGCTGAACTATGTCCCCAACCTCTATGCGGCCAGCCTGAGGAAAAAGTCGAGCCGTACAATTGCCGTAGTGATCCCCGAGGTGGCCGACAGCTTTTTCGCCGAGGCCATTAACGGCATCGAATCGGTAGCCCGGGAAAAGGGATACCACGTACTGATCTATCTTACCCACGAAAGCGCAGATAAAGAAAAAACTATCCTGAAGGATTTCCAGAGCGGCCGTGTCGATGGAGTGCTGATCTCCGTTACTACCGAAACAGCGATGGCGCCTCAGGGGCTGGAACAGCTGTCGCGCGGAATCCCCATCGTTTTCTTCGACCGCATCTGTGAAGGCGTCGCCGCCGCACAGGTCACCACCAACGATACAGCGGCTGCCAGCAAAGCCACTGATCACCTGATTGCAGGCGGCTGCAAAAACATCGCGCTCCTGTCTCCCTCCCGCCATCTCTCTATCAGCAATAAAAGAGCGGAAGGCTTCCGCCAGGCAATGGCCGCCCACAAGTATCCGGTAAAGGAATCTGCTATTATCTATGGTACAAACGATATCGCTGCTACCGTCACCAGGCTGAAAACAGCTCTCCAACGCCACCATTACGACGGACTCATTGCCACTACCGAAAAACTTGTTACCGCTGTATATCAGGCCTGCGACGAGCTTCAGCTACACATCCCCAACGATGTACAGGTCATTGGCTTCTCCAATCTTTCCACCGCCCGCTTTCTCAATCCCTCTCTCACCACCATCACCCAACCGGCCTTCGACATGGGTAAAACAGCTGCTACGCTCCTTTTCAAAGCACTGAAAAGTAACCGCTTCCAGCTCCGCGACCAACAGCAGGAGATCCCTTCTATCCTGATCAAACGAAAATCAACAACAACTGTTAGCCGCTAG
- a CDS encoding sodium/solute symporter (Members of the Solute:Sodium Symporter (SSS), TC 2.A.21 as described in tcdb.org, catalyze solute:Na+ symport. Known solutes for members of the family include sugars, amino acids, nucleosides, inositols, vitamins, urea or anions, depending on the system.) yields MSNQLVQKDYLVFALYFVIVAGYGYWIYKRKKRDAASASRNFFLAEGSLTWWAIGASIIASNISAEQFIGMSGDGFFVGIAVSVYEWVGAAALIIVAVFLMPVYIRNKIYTMPQFLKTRYNETVALIMSVFWLFLYVFVNLTSILYLGALAINGLLGGAYFHEVMVALAIFSVIITLGGMKVIGYTDVIQVGVLIIGGLATTWMALTVVSEKFGMGKDVLAGFNILMREAPDHFHMMLAKPATGASQEYVNKYLILPGFGMYVAGQWISNLNYWGCNQYITQRALGADLKTARTGILFAGLLKILMPVIVMLPGIVAFVLYKNGHLPQLEGGHKDGAYAAILTLLPSGLKGLAVAALTAAIVASLAGKSNSISTIFTLDIYKKYINSRADEKQLVWIGRLTIVVAIILGVLFTWNDLLDIGGAGGYTFVQKYSSFISPGVFATFILGMFWKRTSGAAAVAGIITGFAASLFFNQAAVKLFGPETMLYSAFPNARGEMEIPFFISLGWSFLTTILVMAGISLAGPAVSPKAFEPDKEMFRLQPSSIILIVTILVLLSAIYIRFW; encoded by the coding sequence ATGAGTAATCAACTTGTTCAGAAAGACTACCTGGTATTTGCATTATATTTTGTGATAGTAGCCGGATATGGTTACTGGATTTATAAAAGAAAGAAAAGGGATGCCGCGAGTGCTTCCCGGAATTTTTTCCTTGCCGAAGGTTCGCTGACCTGGTGGGCGATAGGTGCCTCCATCATTGCTTCCAATATTTCCGCTGAGCAATTCATCGGCATGAGCGGCGATGGTTTTTTTGTGGGGATAGCGGTATCTGTTTATGAGTGGGTAGGAGCCGCAGCATTGATCATTGTGGCGGTTTTCCTGATGCCGGTGTACATCAGGAATAAAATATACACCATGCCGCAATTCCTGAAAACACGTTACAACGAAACGGTGGCGCTGATCATGTCGGTTTTCTGGTTATTCCTGTATGTATTTGTGAACCTGACATCCATCCTGTATCTGGGGGCACTTGCCATCAACGGATTACTGGGCGGGGCTTACTTTCATGAAGTAATGGTGGCGTTGGCCATCTTCTCGGTAATCATTACCCTGGGTGGGATGAAAGTGATCGGATATACCGATGTAATTCAGGTAGGGGTATTGATCATAGGTGGTTTGGCTACTACCTGGATGGCCTTAACAGTAGTGAGTGAAAAGTTTGGTATGGGGAAAGATGTGTTGGCGGGGTTCAATATATTGATGCGGGAAGCGCCGGATCACTTTCATATGATGCTGGCTAAACCGGCTACCGGAGCCTCGCAGGAGTATGTGAATAAATATCTTATTCTTCCTGGTTTCGGGATGTATGTAGCCGGGCAGTGGATCAGCAACCTGAATTATTGGGGCTGTAATCAGTATATTACACAACGTGCGCTGGGAGCGGATCTGAAGACAGCCCGTACAGGTATACTTTTCGCCGGACTGTTGAAGATACTGATGCCGGTGATTGTAATGTTGCCGGGGATAGTAGCTTTCGTGCTGTATAAGAACGGACATCTTCCGCAGCTGGAAGGCGGGCATAAAGATGGTGCATATGCCGCGATCCTCACCTTGCTGCCATCGGGGCTGAAAGGGCTGGCAGTGGCGGCACTTACCGCAGCTATTGTGGCTTCACTGGCAGGTAAATCGAACAGCATCTCCACTATTTTTACGCTGGATATTTACAAGAAGTATATTAACAGTCGTGCTGATGAAAAACAGTTGGTTTGGATCGGGCGTTTAACCATTGTAGTGGCCATTATACTGGGTGTTTTATTCACCTGGAATGATCTGCTGGACATTGGCGGCGCCGGAGGTTACACCTTCGTGCAGAAGTATTCGAGTTTTATTAGTCCTGGTGTATTCGCCACTTTTATACTGGGCATGTTCTGGAAGCGTACCAGTGGGGCAGCGGCAGTAGCAGGCATCATTACAGGTTTTGCGGCTTCCCTGTTTTTTAACCAGGCGGCGGTGAAGTTGTTTGGTCCGGAAACAATGTTGTATTCAGCTTTTCCGAATGCAAGAGGTGAAATGGAAATTCCTTTCTTTATCAGTTTGGGATGGTCGTTTCTGACTACTATACTGGTGATGGCAGGTATTAGTCTTGCAGGGCCGGCAGTAAGCCCGAAAGCTTTTGAGCCGGATAAAGAGATGTTCCGGCTGCAGCCATCATCTATCATATTGATCGTCACCATTCTGGTATTACTATCGGCTATCTATATACGTTTTTGGTAA
- a CDS encoding RDD family protein, which yields MELTDESFLKDEYHFAMAGNGKRLANYFIDLFIFYIIAILFFAVLAIVNPGSRVFSDNPSQGEQYLLRLISMVFYGIIMGIIEGLFKGRTLGKLITGTKAVNEDGTSIDFMTGFKRGLSRMVPFEAFSALGSPCYPWHDKWTNTQVVVLKDSILPEG from the coding sequence ATGGAATTAACAGACGAATCCTTTCTTAAAGACGAGTATCATTTTGCAATGGCTGGCAATGGAAAGCGGCTGGCTAATTATTTTATTGATCTCTTTATCTTTTACATTATTGCCATACTTTTCTTTGCAGTATTGGCGATTGTGAATCCGGGTTCCCGGGTTTTTAGTGATAACCCTTCACAGGGAGAACAATATCTGTTACGGTTGATCTCTATGGTGTTCTATGGAATTATAATGGGGATTATAGAAGGGTTGTTCAAAGGCAGAACGTTGGGGAAGCTGATTACGGGTACTAAAGCGGTGAATGAAGATGGTACGTCCATTGATTTTATGACAGGTTTTAAGCGGGGGCTTTCGCGGATGGTGCCTTTTGAGGCATTCAGCGCGTTGGGGTCTCCGTGTTATCCCTGGCACGACAAATGGACTAACACGCAGGTAGTGGTGTTAAAGGATTCGATATTGCCGGAGGGGTGA